The Chloroflexota bacterium genome includes a region encoding these proteins:
- a CDS encoding ABC transporter ATP-binding protein, with protein sequence MLRIDNVSVAYGLSTAVRDVSLVVNNGEIVTIVGSNGAGKTSLLNAISGMVPVKSGSIWLDEVRLSGRPPHKTVRLGIGYVPEGRQIFGSMSVMDNLILGSYSQYTRRWFRNLAYAGWALRDQSVQPNLDKVFQLFPRLKERLSQQAGSLSGGEQQMLAIGRALMSSPKILLLDEPSLGLAPMLVKEILRLLARLREEGMTMLLIEQDAVAALKIADRGYVMERGRIVLEGSAGELLGNDQVRQAYLGKARG encoded by the coding sequence ATGTTGCGTATCGACAATGTCTCTGTGGCCTACGGCCTCTCTACGGCAGTGAGAGATGTTTCTCTGGTAGTGAACAATGGAGAAATCGTCACTATTGTTGGCTCAAACGGCGCGGGGAAAACCAGCCTGCTCAACGCTATATCCGGGATGGTGCCAGTCAAGAGCGGCAGTATCTGGCTTGATGAAGTGCGACTTTCTGGCCGTCCCCCCCATAAAACGGTAAGATTAGGTATAGGGTATGTCCCTGAGGGGAGGCAGATCTTCGGCTCTATGTCGGTAATGGACAACCTGATACTGGGCAGCTACTCTCAATACACCCGGAGATGGTTCCGCAACCTGGCATATGCAGGTTGGGCTCTCCGAGATCAATCGGTTCAGCCTAACCTAGATAAGGTATTCCAGCTCTTCCCCCGACTCAAGGAGCGGCTCAGTCAACAAGCAGGCAGTCTGAGCGGCGGTGAGCAGCAGATGCTGGCCATTGGAAGAGCACTGATGTCGTCCCCAAAGATATTGCTCCTGGACGAGCCTTCTCTCGGGCTAGCACCAATGCTGGTTAAGGAAATCCTCCGCCTTCTGGCCAGGTTGAGAGAAGAGGGAATGACCATGTTGCTCATTGAGCAGGATGCAGTAGCCGCCCTGAAGATAGCCGATAGAGGATACGTTATGGAGAGAGGGCGCATAGTACTCGAAGGCAGCGCCGGAGAACTGCTGGGAAACGATCAGGTAAGGCAAGCGTATCTCGGCAAGGCCAGGGGCTAG
- the iorA gene encoding indolepyruvate ferredoxin oxidoreductase subunit alpha, which yields MAITKRLLSGNEAMALGAYHAGVSVATAYPGTPSTEILENLAKMEGIYVEWSTNEKVAMEVALGASYAGVRALVSMKHVGLNVAADPFFAASVTGVRGGLVVICCDDPGMHSSQNEQDNRHYARFAKVPILEPSDSQEAYNIMEWAFKMSEEFDTPVLFRSTTRISHCKTVANVKEAADIKRKQPRFIRDPYKFVMVPSNARPRHPLMEERIQKLSSYMEAFPLNEMILGDRSIGIISAGAAYQYAREVFHNASFLKLVTTYPLPKKLIKRFASEVARVVVIEELDPFLEDIIKIMGIQVIGKELVPIVGELNPQILEERAINAGLLPQPQQMSQSTKKVERALPLRPPLLCPGCPHAATSYALRRLGFYHVEPHDEQASEKRAMARQKRQGIIVTSDIGCYTLAVYPPLLALDTCACMGASIGQAHGLEKAGVTNKIVSVIGDSTFLHSGITSLVDVVYNKGHGTVIILDNNTTAMTGHQGHPGTGISARGEETRKVIMEDLVRGTGVRDVSVVNAFDLPLIEATIKRCVETDEPSVIIVRGPCPLRVRMKGKPLVVDLEQCDKCFNCLRVGCAAITKDGDKITIDTALCVGDRCSLCLQVCHRQAFKVSER from the coding sequence ATGGCAATCACGAAGAGACTACTATCAGGAAATGAAGCCATGGCCCTCGGGGCATACCATGCTGGTGTAAGCGTGGCCACCGCCTACCCGGGAACTCCCAGTACCGAGATACTGGAAAACCTGGCCAAGATGGAAGGTATCTACGTTGAATGGTCCACAAATGAGAAGGTGGCTATGGAAGTAGCCCTCGGGGCCTCCTACGCCGGAGTGAGGGCATTGGTTTCCATGAAGCACGTGGGGTTGAATGTGGCCGCAGATCCTTTTTTTGCCGCTTCGGTGACAGGAGTAAGGGGAGGGCTGGTAGTCATATGCTGCGATGATCCCGGCATGCACAGTTCCCAGAACGAGCAAGACAACCGCCACTACGCTCGATTTGCCAAAGTGCCCATACTCGAGCCCAGCGATAGTCAGGAAGCCTACAACATCATGGAGTGGGCCTTTAAGATGAGTGAGGAATTTGATACGCCGGTGCTCTTTCGCAGCACAACACGTATCTCACACTGCAAGACGGTGGCTAACGTCAAAGAAGCAGCAGATATCAAGCGAAAACAACCCCGGTTTATCCGGGACCCTTACAAGTTCGTTATGGTTCCTTCCAATGCCCGTCCCAGACACCCTCTGATGGAGGAGCGCATACAGAAGCTATCCTCCTACATGGAGGCCTTCCCTCTCAACGAGATGATCCTCGGAGACCGAAGTATAGGGATTATCTCCGCCGGAGCTGCCTATCAATACGCCCGGGAGGTATTCCACAATGCCAGCTTCTTGAAGCTGGTGACCACCTACCCACTCCCCAAAAAACTTATCAAAAGGTTTGCCTCGGAGGTAGCCAGGGTTGTGGTAATCGAGGAACTGGACCCATTCCTTGAGGATATCATCAAGATTATGGGGATACAGGTAATAGGCAAGGAACTGGTACCCATTGTCGGAGAGTTGAACCCTCAGATCCTGGAGGAAAGGGCCATCAACGCTGGCCTTCTGCCCCAGCCACAGCAAATGTCTCAATCAACGAAAAAGGTAGAGCGTGCGCTTCCATTGCGTCCACCGCTGCTATGTCCTGGCTGTCCCCATGCAGCAACATCTTATGCGCTCAGGAGGTTGGGTTTCTACCATGTCGAGCCGCATGATGAGCAAGCTTCGGAGAAACGAGCGATGGCACGGCAGAAGCGCCAGGGGATCATAGTCACCAGCGACATAGGATGTTACACTCTGGCAGTCTATCCACCGCTTCTGGCCCTGGACACCTGCGCCTGCATGGGAGCCAGCATCGGACAGGCCCACGGGCTGGAGAAGGCCGGAGTAACCAACAAGATAGTAAGCGTCATAGGCGACTCCACCTTCCTCCACTCAGGCATTACCAGCCTGGTGGACGTCGTATATAATAAAGGCCACGGCACAGTGATCATCCTGGATAACAATACCACGGCCATGACTGGCCACCAGGGTCATCCGGGGACCGGCATATCGGCCAGAGGCGAAGAAACCCGGAAAGTCATAATGGAGGACCTTGTGCGTGGTACCGGTGTCCGGGATGTAAGCGTAGTGAACGCCTTCGACCTGCCACTCATCGAAGCCACCATCAAACGATGCGTGGAAACAGATGAACCCTCAGTAATCATCGTCCGTGGCCCCTGTCCTCTCAGGGTCAGAATGAAGGGCAAGCCACTTGTAGTAGACCTGGAGCAATGCGACAAATGCTTCAATTGCCTCAGGGTAGGCTGCGCCGCCATAACCAAGGACGGGGACAAGATCACTATAGACACTGCCCTCTGTGTCGGTGATAGATGTTCGCTCTGCCTCCAGGTATGCCATCGCCAGGCCTTCAAGGTGAGTGAGAGATGA
- a CDS encoding indolepyruvate oxidoreductase subunit beta produces the protein MTKTDVLMTGVGGQGVILASDALAEIALKAGYDVKKSDSLGMSQRGGSVVSHLRMGEHIFSPMIKKGDVDFLLAFERLEGARWADYLRRGGVAIINNLAIPPLSVVGGASIYPSTVEVEEIIREYTDEIYFIPATEIAVELGNPQVLNVLLVGFLSLFLDIEEKSYIGNLSQRVPQKFLQLNLKAFARGREEALIRKQNRQH, from the coding sequence ATGACAAAGACCGATGTGTTGATGACCGGGGTCGGCGGCCAAGGTGTAATCCTGGCCAGTGATGCTCTGGCAGAAATAGCCCTGAAAGCCGGCTATGACGTGAAGAAATCAGATTCCCTGGGCATGTCTCAAAGAGGTGGCAGTGTGGTGAGCCATCTAAGAATGGGCGAACACATTTTCTCACCCATGATAAAGAAGGGAGATGTTGACTTTCTGCTGGCTTTCGAGAGACTGGAGGGAGCCAGGTGGGCAGATTACCTCAGAAGAGGCGGCGTCGCCATTATCAACAACCTGGCTATTCCACCGCTCTCTGTGGTGGGTGGCGCCTCAATATACCCCAGCACGGTGGAGGTAGAGGAGATCATACGCGAGTATACAGATGAGATTTACTTTATTCCAGCCACTGAAATCGCCGTGGAGCTTGGCAATCCACAGGTCCTTAACGTGCTGCTGGTGGGCTTTCTCTCCCTCTTTCTGGATATAGAGGAGAAAAGCTATATTGGCAACCTATCCCAGCGAGTGCCCCAAAAATTCCTTCAGCTTAACCTGAAGGCTTTCGCCCGAGGTAGAGAAGAAGCACTGATCAGAAAACAAAACAGACAACATTGA